CGCCCAGGTTGATGGTCAGTCCGGGCTGACTGATATCGCCGCTTAGCGCTTGCCCAACTTCGTTGGCATGCATCACGAACTTGTGCCGGCCTGATGCTTTCACCGCCGCACCTAGCGCCGCGCTGACGGCCAACTTGATCTCTGGCGATGCAACACGATAGGCCGACAGCACCTGTGCCTCATCCGCGCTGATGCCATTGCGCTCGCCGGTGAGCACATAGAGCACATCGATCCCCAGCGTAGTAGCCGCGAGCAGGTATGCACCACCGGGCAACTGTTCGCCCTCTTCTTTTTCAAAGTTGACCTGAGCACGCTTCGTCAACCCGCAGCGTTCCGCCAACTCGGTCTGTGTCAGACCAATGCGTTTGCGCTCTTGCTTCAACCTCAAACCAACCGACACAAAAATCTCCTTGAAAGGTGCACTTAAGTTCCCTATTCTTGCCGTACACCAACGTGAAGCACCGATATGCCTGCACGCCGCAAGACCACTGCCACACCTCCCACACGCACCACAGATGAAGCTCGAACCTGGCTTCGTGCCAATGGCATCACCATTGCTTCATTCGCTCGCAAACATGGCTTGAGCCGCGATGTTGTGGGCGATTTGCTACTTGGCAGAACAGTTGGGAATTTCGGAGACACACACCGCGCAGCAGTGCTGCTGGGCCTGAAACCGAACCCGGATTCTGCCACACAATCCCCGAAATCCTCGCGGAACTAGGCGGGCATGTCAGCCGTCCTTCCACGACGCAAAGCGGTCTTCATTTGTGAAGGCTGTGGGTCCTCACTGCACAAGCGCAGTAGCTATCTCACACACCGATTTCTTCGCAACGACGTGTACGTCTGCGACAACCCGGTGTGCGGTGCCAGCTACACCGGTCACACCGAACTGACGGGCCTGTGCAGCCCCAGTGGCATGCCACACGCGCACAGCGATTTGCCGCCGACACCAGGCTACCTCCGCGCGATGGCACTCAAAGCGTACCGCGAGGTTGCCAATGCCGCGCAGATGGATCTTCTAGACGCCGCAGCACCGTAGTTTTCAGCCTCAGGGGGCATCCATGATGGGCAAGATCGAGCTTGCGGACCTTACGTCCGCTCAACAGTTGTGCCTGCAATCCGCCGTTCGCTGCGGTGGTCTGACCAAAACCGGTGCCGAATACGCACCGCGTTACCACCACGAGCGCGAAGTTGGACGCACCTACGACACAGCCACCGTGGCGCAGTTGATGCTGCGCGGTCTGCTCATGAGCAGCCGCACACACTCCATGCATGCGCTGGCGACCGATGCGGCAATGGAACTGCTGGACTACGGCAGCGTTGCGCGGGAGATCAGCGCATGAGCCAGAGCAACGGATGGGCTACCGCCCAGGCGCCGCGCTTTGTTGACGCGCCTTCGCAAGCCAGCCAGCAGTACGTGGCACCGCACAAGAAGCGGGAACAGGCCGATGTGCTGCGCCTGCAGGTGGAAGCGCACCTGGCGAGCGGCGGTGCTTACGAGGTGATCACCACACCGCGCCCGATCGGCAAGAGCCTGGCTGCGCTGGCGCTGCGCTCCACTGTGCGCAAGGGCGGCTGATCCATGCAGGAGGATCTACGGCAACTGGTGCTGCAGCGACTTGAGCGCGACTATGGCCTCAAGCATCGCAGCGGTACCAGCTACATGCGCGGCGGCGTGTGCCCAGCCTGCAGCAAGAAGGAGCTCTACACCTTCGAGCCGAAGCCGTGGGTCATCAAATGCGGCCGCGAAGCCAAGTGCGGCCACGAATTGCACGTCAAGGATCTGTACGACGACCTGTTCGACGATTGGTCCAAGCGCTTTCCGATGACCCAGGCCTCGCCAACCGCATCGGCAGACGCCTATCTGGAATCCTCGCGCGGCTTCGCGCTGGCGCCGCTGCGTGGTCTGTACACGCAGGAAAGCTACTACGACATCAAGGTCAAGGAGGGCACCGCTACGGTGCGCTTCGCGCTCGACAAGGGCGGCTGGTGGGAACGCCTGATCGATCGGCCGCACAGGTTCGGCAAGCAGAAGGCGCGCTTCGCGCCAGGCAAGAGCTACGCGGGAGCATGGTGGTGCGCGCCGGCGGCTGCAGAATTGATGCGCACGGCGACCGAGGTGTGGATTGTCGAGGGCATCTTCGATGCGATCGCGCTGCTGCAGCACGGCGTCTGCGCCGTGTCCGCCATGTCGTGCAATGCCTTTCCTGATGAGTCCCTGCGGCAGCTGGCGAAGCTACGCGCCGGCAATCTGCCGACGCTGGTGTGGGGCCTGGACAACGAGCCTGGCGCGCGCGACTACACCCACAAGCATGCCCGCCGCGCCGATGCACTGGGCTTCAATAGCCGTGCGGCGCTGATCGCGCAGCCGGTCACCGGCAAAAAGATCGACTGGAACGATCTGCACCTACGTGCACAGGCAGGCGGCGACAGCCAGAAGCAATGGGACGCGGCGCTGACCGAAGCGCGCTATCAGGGCGATTTGCTCATGGCCCGCTCGGCGATCGAGAAGGGCTTGCTCATGTACGACCACAACCAGGCTTCCGACTTCTGGCTGGAGTATCGCTCGCGCTTGTACTGGTTCGAGTTCGACACGGTGCGATTCGAGAAGCTGCTGCGCGACGTGGAGCCGGAAGAAGACAGCGAGATCGATCCGGACAAGCTGGCGAAGATCCGCCGTGCCGCGTGCTCGGTGAACAAGATCGCCAACTGCTATCCGGAAGCGCTGTATTTCCAGCGCCAGGAGGTCACCGACGAAAGCTGGTACTACTTCCGCATCGACTTCCCTCACGACGCGAACAGTGTCAAAGGCACCTTTACAGGCGGCCATATCTCCAGCGCCAGTGAGTTCAAGAAGCGCCTGATCAGCCTGGCCGCCGGTGCGATGTTCACCGGTAGCGGGCACCAGCTCGATCGCCTGATTGAAGAGCAGACCGAGGCAATCAAGACCGTGGAGGCCATCGACTTTGTTGGCTACTCCAAGGAACACCGTGCCTATCTGCTTGGCGACATCGCGGTGCGCGATGGTGAGGTAGTCACCGCCAACGAAGAGGATTACTTCAGCTTCAAGAAGCTACGACTGAAGAGCACGCAGAAGTCGATCCGCTTAGAGATCCAGCGCGATCCAGAGGCGTTCCGCATGGATTGGCTGCCGTGGCTGTGGCAGTGCTTTGGCACGCACGGCATGGTCGCTATGACGTTCTGGTTCGGCTCACTGTTCGCCGAGCAGATCCGCGCCGGGCACAAGAGCTTCCCGTTCCTCGAAGCTACTGGTGAAGCTGGCGCCGGCAAGACCACGTTGCTGACCTTCCTGTGGAAGCTGCTGGGCCGTTCCGACTACGAGGGCTTCGACCCAGCAAAGTCGTCCAAGGCCGGCCGCGCACGCGCCATGGGACAGATCTCCGGTATGCCGGTAGTGCTGCTGGAAGCGGACCGCAGCGAGCCAGACAAGGCACACGCAAAGACGTTTGAGTGGGACGAACTGAAGGACTTCTTCGGTGGCGGCACCCTGGCGACACGCGGCGTGCGAAATGGCGGCAACGACACCTACGAGCCGCCATTTCGCGGCACGATCGTGATTAGTCAGAACGCAGCGGTCGATGCGTCAGAAGCGATCCTCACCCGCATCGTAAAGCTGCACTTCAAGCGCCCACAGGTCACCACTGAAAGCCGCATCGCGGCCGATAACCTCAACGCGCTGCAGGTCGAAGAACTAAGCCATTTCCTGATCAAGGCGGTGCGTTGCGAAGGTGCCATCCTGGAGAAGTTTGCCGAGCGGGTGAAGTTTTACGAGGCGCGCCTGCGCGAGAAGCCGGATCTGCGCCTGGAGCGTGTCATCAAGAACCACGCACAGATGCTGGCGCTGCTGGATTGCCTGCGCATGGTGATCACCATTCCCGAAGAGATGATCAAGGCCACGCGCGATGCGTTGCTGGAGATGGCGTTCGAGCGGCAGAAGGCGATCAGCGCCGACCACGCGCAAGTAAACGAGTTCTGGGAGGTCTACGAGTACTTGGAGGCCACCGGCAACGGCAAGCCTGTGGTGAACCATAGCCGCGATGCCAGCCGCATCGCGATCAACCTCAATCAGTTCGCAGCCAAGGCGGCGCAGTTCAGTCAGGTTGTGCCCGATCTCAAGGTGCTGCGCGGCCTGTTGGCGGATTCGCGCCGGCACAAGCTGGTGTCGGCCAACACCGCCGTCAACAGCGCAGTGCTCACCAACGGCTTCGGCGCCGGCACAACCGTGAAGTGCTGGGTGTTCTCGAAGTGAGTACCGCAGATTTCCGCATTTTCCCGTTGACACGCCCCAAGGATCGGAGCGAGTATTCCTACGTCGCCGCACAATCGGTGACCGGGCTTGGCAGCCTGAATACAAGCGGCGCAATAGCGCCCATCGACCGATGTCTGGCGCTTTTTTATTGCCCGACGTCGAGTTGGGCGCATGCCTGCCAGTTCTATGGCGGGCGGTGCGTGGAGGGCTTCGGCCCTGCCGGTTCCGTTTGTCCGGTCTGCCAACCCGCACCGTCCGCCACCTTGCTTGGCAGCAAGTGGGCGGATTCCAGACCACAAACGGAATCCAAAATGTCCTACGACACCCAAGAAGCGCCCGCGTCTGCGGCGCGCCAGGTCGCACACTATTTCGGCCTGATCGCCAACACCCTTGAATGGAACCATGCCGCGTGGCTGAGCCTGATGGCTCGCCTCGAAGGCACTGGCAAGGCTATCCAAGCCCTCACGCTTGCCGACGTTGAAGCCGCGATTGCTGCCGTTGATACCGCGTTTGCGGAGGCGCAGCGATGAGTGCCAACAAGCAATTTCGCGTCTGCCCAGGCGTCATCCTCAGCTTCGAGATGATGCAAGGCTATGTGCTGGCAATGCTGCATTCCGACGCGCAACACGATGTGGCGCCTGTGCTGATCGCTTGCGAAGCAACGGGCTTTGATGACGTGTTGTTGGGGGGCGATGCGCATAGCGTCGTGCTAGGCCGGCTGCATGTCTGCATGCGTGTGGATCTTGCCGTCGACGTGCTCACCTGGCTGCAGAAACAGGCGCGCGCGAATGGAGCCGCACGATGAACAGCGTGCGTGCAACCGCTTATCCAGAAGACGCCGACTATACGATCAGCGAAGAAGAACACGACCGCCTGTGGCGCGTGCAGCAAGCAGCCAGCTTGCTCGCCACCCTCAATCACGACATCGCCACACGCGCAGGGATCAGTCACGACGGCATTGCCGCTGTTGCCGATTTCATGCGCGAAGAGTTGCTCGACATCGCCTGCAACGCCAGGCACGTGCGCGAACCCACCAAGCCGCCAACCGGCGCCGATTTGATCTGACCTGTTCCAGCGGGTCCGGCGGGCGGTGCGTCAACACCGCCCCTGGACCTTCCATCAACGAAGCTCGAGGAGAGCCACATGCAACAGCACGCTGTCACACGCTCGCAGATTTCCAGTGCCGGACCCGGCCAGGAGGCTACCACGCCCGTCGAAGCCGCTTTCGACTTAGCCGTAGGCAAGGATTGCAGCGCGATCGCCACGCTCTACATCACCCACGACGCAGTCGTGGTGGTAGCCGCTCTGACCATGGGGCAGCACAGCAGTGCCGCCCAGCGCTGGGAGCGCCGCCGAGGCCCTGGCAAAGGATGGAAGCTGATCAGCGGCCCACGCCTGTTCACCAGCGAGGCCCACCGGATCAGCAATGCGCTGGCCAAATTTATGGACGATCTGGATTTTCCTTTCGACCTGGCCAACATGCTGCCGCGCCGCCCGACCGCCGCTGCCGAGGCGGCGATCGCTGCTGCCGCGCGGGAGGTGGCGCATGCTTAATTTGGTCCTGATCATGATTGCGCCGACGATCGGCGGCGCGCTGCTCTACCGCCTATGGATCTCGCGCCCGACGCGTACCGCACATATCGGGCTGGCCGTAGGGCAGATCCCGCAGCGCCTGCGCCGCCGTCGCGCCATGGCCGTGCGCCGGATGGTGGCCCATGGCTGAGTCAATCGTGGTCTATGGGCCGATGGCCAGCGGCAAGTCGCTCAACGCCGAGGCGATCTGCCAGGCCTACGGCCTTAAACGCGTGGTGGAGTTGGACGAGCGACTGCAACGCAAGGGCGAGGACTGGCAACTGAGCCAGAACGATGTGGTCATGTTGACCAATGACCAGGCGCTGGCCGAACGCACTGCGCAGCGCATGCGTGTCAAAACGGTTGCGATCACCGAGGCTCGTCTGCGGGTTGGCGCCGCGTGGAGGGCGCTGCGATGAACCTTGATCGCGTCATTGCTGTATCCCGCGCTGCACAGCGCAACGACGGCCCCGGTCCGCTGTCTACCGGGGAAGCGTTGACCGCTGCCCTGGTGCTCAACCGGCACGACTGGCTCGCGGACATGGATTACACCATCGCGCAGGCGCTCGATCGGATCGATGAAGACACCACTGCGCACCTACGGCAGGCAGAGCGAGCGATCCGGAACGGCGCGGGGGCAGCGGAGGAAAATACCGCATGACACAGCGCGAGATCTCGCACCCTGAGCCGCTTCCCGCCTGCAGGGCCGGTCATGTGGGCCGACACATCGTTGATAGCCGTCGCCTGCAGGCCGGCGGCGGACACGTCATTGAGTGTCGATGCGGCCGCACCAAGAAGCACTCCGCCTTCGACCAGGCACTGGCCGAATGGAAGCGGATGCACCGCATCCGCGTACTACGACAGACGGCGCCAGCCGACAGCAACGTGGTGCAGCTGGGCCTACGCCTGCGCGGAGGCACCGGCCAATGAGCGATGAGGAAACAGAAGTACACCGGCGCCAATGCGAAGCGCGTTACTGGCTGCGACAGGGGTACACCGACGCCAGATCGGTCGCCCTGTTGCAGCAACTGGTCGCCGCCAAGCGTGGCGACCAGGCGGCGCAGGATCTGCGCGACGAGATGCGCGAGCAATGGAAGAGCCGCCGGCAGTGGCAGAAGGAGCAGCTGCTATGACCGGGCGAATCCTGCATTTCGTCGACCTGCAGCGCATCTGTTCGCCGGACGGCCCGGCGCCACGCCTCACCGTCGTCTGCCGCTGGGCTGACCGCGAAGGCATCCGCTACCGCTACGACCGCAAGGGTCGGATATGGACAACGATCGACGCAGTGAATGCCGCGCTTGGCATCGCCGAGCCTGCGGCCAACCAAGAAAATGCCATGGAGCTGATCTGATGGGACGCGGTAGAAAACGGAAGTTCAACCCAGCCATTCCTAGCCATGTTGACCAACAAGCCCTTCCTCAAGGGCTTTATTGGGAGAGCAACCGCTGGTTCATGTATGAGCCTCATAAAGAAGGAGGGCGTCTCACGAAGCGAACGGTTGCGCTTGCCAGTGCACGTCTCTCCGAGCTGCATGCGATTGTCGAAGCGGCTAGGGGAGGTAGCGCGCAAGGGACGCTGGCCTATCTTTGCGATCATTTTCTTGGCACCCCGCCGATTGCCGCATCCAGTGAGTTCAAGGAACTCGCGGCGGGGACGCAGAAAGACTATCGCCAATGCGCTGCTGCGGCGTGCAGCTACGTGCTGAAGGACGGTTCCACCCTGGGAAAGATGCAAGTTGCGCGGATGAATATCCCCATGATCCAGCGTCTTGTTGAGACGCTGGCAAACGGACGCTCCGCCAGTGCGTCGCAGCCATTGATTG
The nucleotide sequence above comes from Xanthomonas campestris pv. campestris str. ATCC 33913. Encoded proteins:
- a CDS encoding helix-turn-helix domain-containing protein, with translation MSVGLRLKQERKRIGLTQTELAERCGLTKRAQVNFEKEEGEQLPGGAYLLAATTLGIDVLYVLTGERNGISADEAQVLSAYRVASPEIKLAVSAALGAAVKASGRHKFVMHANEVGQALSGDISQPGLTINLGGKKAKKKSS
- a CDS encoding DNA-binding protein, whose amino-acid sequence is MPARRKTTATPPTRTTDEARTWLRANGITIASFARKHGLSRDVVGDLLLGRTVGNFGDTHRAAVLLGLKPNPDSATQSPKSSRN
- a CDS encoding ogr/Delta-like zinc finger family protein: MSAVLPRRKAVFICEGCGSSLHKRSSYLTHRFLRNDVYVCDNPVCGASYTGHTELTGLCSPSGMPHAHSDLPPTPGYLRAMALKAYREVANAAQMDLLDAAAP
- a CDS encoding toprim domain-containing protein, producing MQEDLRQLVLQRLERDYGLKHRSGTSYMRGGVCPACSKKELYTFEPKPWVIKCGREAKCGHELHVKDLYDDLFDDWSKRFPMTQASPTASADAYLESSRGFALAPLRGLYTQESYYDIKVKEGTATVRFALDKGGWWERLIDRPHRFGKQKARFAPGKSYAGAWWCAPAAAELMRTATEVWIVEGIFDAIALLQHGVCAVSAMSCNAFPDESLRQLAKLRAGNLPTLVWGLDNEPGARDYTHKHARRADALGFNSRAALIAQPVTGKKIDWNDLHLRAQAGGDSQKQWDAALTEARYQGDLLMARSAIEKGLLMYDHNQASDFWLEYRSRLYWFEFDTVRFEKLLRDVEPEEDSEIDPDKLAKIRRAACSVNKIANCYPEALYFQRQEVTDESWYYFRIDFPHDANSVKGTFTGGHISSASEFKKRLISLAAGAMFTGSGHQLDRLIEEQTEAIKTVEAIDFVGYSKEHRAYLLGDIAVRDGEVVTANEEDYFSFKKLRLKSTQKSIRLEIQRDPEAFRMDWLPWLWQCFGTHGMVAMTFWFGSLFAEQIRAGHKSFPFLEATGEAGAGKTTLLTFLWKLLGRSDYEGFDPAKSSKAGRARAMGQISGMPVVLLEADRSEPDKAHAKTFEWDELKDFFGGGTLATRGVRNGGNDTYEPPFRGTIVISQNAAVDASEAILTRIVKLHFKRPQVTTESRIAADNLNALQVEELSHFLIKAVRCEGAILEKFAERVKFYEARLREKPDLRLERVIKNHAQMLALLDCLRMVITIPEEMIKATRDALLEMAFERQKAISADHAQVNEFWEVYEYLEATGNGKPVVNHSRDASRIAINLNQFAAKAAQFSQVVPDLKVLRGLLADSRRHKLVSANTAVNSAVLTNGFGAGTTVKCWVFSK
- a CDS encoding DUF7696 family protein, with translation MSDEETEVHRRQCEARYWLRQGYTDARSVALLQQLVAAKRGDQAAQDLRDEMREQWKSRRQWQKEQLL